A stretch of DNA from Temnothorax longispinosus isolate EJ_2023e chromosome 2, Tlon_JGU_v1, whole genome shotgun sequence:
CTGGTCATTTTAGCCGCGAGAGTCACGTCGCATCCCTCCTGCGCGAATCGCATCGCTATAACTGCTGCATTTCCTCCGATTGTCGAGTAAGACGAGGGAAACGAGCGTGCTTTCGACACCAATTCGTCGAATAAAGTTCTGTTTGCCATGTAGCGTCTGCAGAGAAAAATTTCCGTTACTCTATgtgataaatataagaattaaaactGTGTGTGATTATGATATATGACATAAGGATGATTTAGAAGTAACATAATGAACTTTGATGATCATGTAAAGTGTCTTTAAGTAAATAGAAACGTCCTACTTGTGTCCGAAAAAAAGCTAATTgcagttttaatatatttactcaATGAGATGTTCGAACCATTCTCTTTAGCAGAATAATTTTGTCAATCAAATGACATGGTCCAGATCCTCTAATACTAAACATCTTTTTGTAATGCATCTCATGCAATTGTCAATCAATCAGagtttatcaaatataattgacTTACATAGGTATAATTAGTATacctaaaataattaacatatcctaataaaattactatatttaatCGTTAAGCTTAATGTGCTTTCTGCTACATGTGGAACATCCCATGACAAAACGATGACAGAATTCGGACAAATCTTACTCGGCCGCGGCTCCATGGCGAAAATAATAGGCGAAGCTCTTAAGCAGTTCGAGTTCGGTGTTGATCTCGTCGAAGTGTTCAGGTCGGCCGATCTCATCCGAGTATCTCAGCAAGTGTCTCGCGTCGATGAAGACGTCAGTGCACACGCCATAACCTATGGCGACTTTCGGCCTCCTGGTGATGACGTACTTGCTCTCGAGCCTCTCGAGGCCGTGCAACAGAGCCAGCAGTCGTTTCTGCAGGACGTCGTCGATGTTGCGGTAATAGATCGCCGCCAGGACGATCAGCACGGTGAGAAACGTCCCGAATCCTAACCTCTTTTTGTACCCCATATCGACGCCGCCAGCACAATGGAATCGGCCTCGTGAGATAAACGTTTCCGAATTCTAACCTCCTTTCGTACCCAACCTCTGAatctctcctcctccctccAACGCTAAACGTTGAACGCGCAAATGCCATACAATTGACCGTGAAATCTGCATACGTGTACAAATTTTAGGGGTCGTTGTTAGCTTGCCGCTTGAAAATTTCCTCCGATCAATCACATCATGTCTAGATATCTGTATATTACGATTGTCAGGATCGTCAAATTGCACTTCAGagttgtataatgtatatacacaaaaaaagtgttattattaatataattatatattattattagtattataaatattaaaatgtaataaatatcttatattggCAATTCATTGAATAGCCAATATGAGTCTACAGTAGTGGCAACGCATTGGCATTTCTTCTTTAGTATATGCAGATAAtctctatttataaatatacttttttagaatATCAAGTGACAATACACCAAAGCTTCGACATTTTCAAGTAATTTATTGAGCAATGAGTATTCATATATGTTATGTGGTAAAatactatttgtttaaaagtCTTTCTTTTCCACAAATGTCTCTTTAACGCAATGATGGGACGATAAGTTTTATGacttatttagaaaaaagatGACTTATACAATTAATGATTCTGTTATACACATTTGTCTGTCTGCTTTAAGTacatgcaatatataaaaaacagtCTATATATCGTAAAAATTCACTTGTACGTAGCATAcatattgtatgtacatacaatgtACCACATACTTGTATGTAGTATGCCAATGTGATTTAATTTCTGatcaaagatattttatatctacataagtataaaatttaaaagcttaTGTCGCTCGAACTGTCAGTATTCTGTAAATCgtacagaaaaagagataatattttacacttgCATATCGCGCGATACACTACgcataaaaaatgttactaAAGTACTTAGGTATACTGTAcgatgcataaaaaaattgcgatgataattacatataaatataattaaagcgatattaaaatataagttataatataaatatctctcGTAATAACTGGATCAAATTGGAAGCAACGAACTAATAAAAGGGAAAATACTATGTACAATATTCTGTGATTTATCTGCAGCGATGCTCCTCGTTACTCCAATCGTCCAATTATCTCAGATCTCGCTATGTATAAGTTTTTGTCAGGAACTTGCATAGAACTggaacataattatattcatttcaTATTTGATATTAGTATCTGCAAACCCtggtggaaaaatgtttcagatattattatcagaatttctataaaaatttcaagattttctctgattttttttataaatctaaaatgtgagaaattttttcaacagGAAAAAGTTCATTCAAAAGATACACATTCAGTTCTACGTTAAAAGAATCTGGCGTGATCATATCATTCGTGCTGATTGCTACAGTTAtgcccatttctaccaatgtagattaacttctaatctcggtttaacttactttctatctttttctaacttttagaACTAGGAAAAGATGATaggtaagttaaaccaagatcaaaattaacctgcgttgatagaaatggacattagtAACTTTTTTGTTAGCTCTAGTATTGCGTTCGGGTGTCTCGGACAAGATATTAATTCGCCAAGGGAGTCATATTTCTTTCACTCTTTGTTCTTCATATGGAGGCGCATATGCTTCTTCAGATTGTCAAGCCGATTGCACCGGCGCTCGCAGTAGTCGCACTTGTAGGGCATCAGATTGCTGTGCACGACCACGTGGCCGTTCAGATGACTGATCTGCTTGAAGCGCTTGCCGCAGATGGTGCAGGAATACGGACGCTCGTTCATGTGCGCGGACGAAATATGCGTCTGCAGGTTCGTCTTCCTGACGAACGTTGCCTTGCACACGTCGCACTCGAACGGCCGTACGTTCGCGTGGATCGCCAGATGCGACTTGAGCACGTTCTTGTGCTTGAAGTTCTTCTCGCACAGGTGACACTGGAACGGTCGTTCGTCGTTGTGCACCTTCTTGTGCACCGACAGATGTGCCAATTGCTTGAACATTTTGGCACAGATCTCGCACTGATACGTACGACCGTCCTCATGCGCGGCGCTGACGTGACGGCGCAGAGTGTCCGCCAAGGTGTAACGTTTACCGCAGATCTTGCAGCAGTACGGACGCTCGTTGGTGTGCGTCAGCAAGTGGCCGTTGAGGTTGCGCTTCTCGAGGAAACGCGCGCCGCACACGTCGCACTGATACGGCTTCTCGCCGTTGTGCACGTACATGTGTTTCTTCAGCGAGTTCGACAAGCTGAAGCGTTTCGAGCAGACTGTGCACTGGAAGCGACGCTCGCCCGTGTGCACCAGCATATGCGACTTGACGTGACCGGCCTGCTTGAACCGCTTGCCGCATACCTTGCAGTCGTACTGGCGTTCCTGCGTGTGCGTGAATATGTGCCGCTCCAGCACGCTTTTCGTCGTGAACACTTTTTTGCAGCAGTCGCACTCGAACAGGCGATAGACGTCGCGTATCTtggacgtcgtcgtcgtcgtcgtcgtcgttgtcccGCCTTTGTGCGAGGACGCGTGTTGCTTCAGCGAATCCAGCGAGTCGAACTTCACGTCGCACACCGTGCACTGGAACGAACGGTAATCGTGATGGGTCAGTGAGTGCTGACTAAGATGGCCTAATTGTTTGAAGCTCTTGTTACACACCTCGCACACGTACGGCCGTTCGTTCGTGTGCGATCGCATGTGTCTCTCCAGCACGCTCGGGAAGCTGAACTTTTGTTTGCAATACGTACATTGTAAAGATTGTACCTTCGACACGCGACTCTCCGCAGGCAGCTTCCGTCTGCCGGTTTGGTTTGAGCTCTTACTGACCTTGCCAGAAAACTCTTTTGTGTCCAGTGACGAATCACAATCTTTGTTCCCGGGATCGGATGTCTCGTGTGTTGTTCGAATCACAGATCTTTCCTTGTTAGGCGTAGCCGTTAACGCATTGGCCttgtttctcgtatttctGCTAACCGGTATCTCTCTTTCCTCATCAGCTAATTTATCCTGTCCGTGTGATTGCTTCATATGCTTCGCGTACAATCTCGGAACGCTAAATGTTTTATTGCACAGCTTACAATGGAGAACTTGCTTCGCTTTGTGAGTTCTCATGTGGTTCTTCAAATGTCCTATCTTCATGTACTGCTTTTGACAGTACTTGCATTTGAGGGATTGAGTATCTTCGTTGACCTTCAATTCATTTTTCGCTTTGTCTTCTGTTTCATCCGTAGACATCGAAtccatcgcgcgcgcgttattcGCCAGAGATTCATTCTTCACGTTCACGTAACTGAACATATTTACATCGTCGGCTTTCGAAAGTGCGTTTTGATTCCGTGTATCTCGTACATTTTCGTTTTCTTCGTACTGCTGAAACATTCGAAATAGAACAGTTTCGATCATcatgttaaatttataatactgagatatatacattgtacattatattgcattattacattaatactGTTTGATGTATTCTGCGTGTCTCCCGTCATTGCAGCCCCATCTCCGTCCTTCTTATTCGACAAATGTTTGAGCCATTCCTCTTCCGTCCTCAGACCCTCCACATCTTTTTCCATACCTTGAAAATTCTCGCGTACGTTTTGCCTGAACAATACGTCGTATGGGACCTTGCCGTTCTGACAGCGATACGTCGAGTTATGAACGATCTGTACGAAGTTCAGCCCTTCGCACCAGGTCCTAGTTGGATTTTTTCTCATCCAGGATTCGAGCGAGGTCTTAAAATCCCCGTAGCTAACTTCACCCTTAGATGCGTCCCCGTGCAATATGAACAAATCATTCCACAGCGAACGTAGTTCACGTACAACTTGTTCGGCAAACTTACGCCCATTGCCGCTCTGCAGCACTCGTGGTGCCCCTATGATCCCCAATACGTCTAACAGATTCGCTGCAACCTCTTTGGCCGTATCGCTGCGGAGAGCCTTTAGTACGACAAACTTGGACGAATGATCTTCATAaacgaagaaatatttataattaaatgtcgGGTCTATTGTCATCTCTATTACGTCAATGCGacctttattatataatttctctgaAACGTCGGTCAATCTTTTGGGCGACCGATTTAAAGCGTCCGTTTGACAGGTCTGAAAACAAATGTATgaaatagttttaattaaacttttagcatatacaaatacattaacttatacatatacatcaataataatagagtatatataataattaattttaattcttttattttaatttatttgctaaCAAAGACAGTAAAGTAAAAGATTGAAACTTACTGTCGCCAATACATCTGAATAGCTGTTCTCTTGCTTGATCTCCTTGTCCTTCTCTTTAGATAAGACTTGCAGATGCGCTTTGTTTTGCGCAGATTGCGAGCTCAGGgtactttgaaaaaattccgCTTCCTGCTTTATTATCAAGAAGTCCTGATTTCTGTCTCCCGGCAGCAAGTGATCCAAAGAATTGTGCATGTACGCGTTTTGTGGCATCCATTCCACGCTCAACGGCAtttctttattcattattatttttgtcatgTGTCCCGTCTAACCCTGTTTTCCTTGTTCGTGCTGCTCTCTCTCTACCATTccctataattaattaacatggTTTTATTATgcagttattaaataaactaattttttgttacggAAACTGGCGTCTTGAGCGTCTTCGTCAAAGTTTCTTCTTTATCGCGAAAAATAGACAACTGACAGAATCTAGGCACTAATTTGCCTGACAatgattattttcattatgACTTATAAGGATTAATTTAAACGCTTTTACTCCTTCTTGTgcactatttatatatacttcttGCACGTAAAAGATCAAGCCGGCACAATGGAACGTGCAATCGTTTCTCGATTGAACAATTAACCTACAATCCATAAAAATTCAACGTGCATCAATTCCCAGTTGCTgcatttgtttgaaaaaaagtaatcAATTGTATCTGTGTACCATATTAGAACGTCCCACATCCTCTCACGCATTTTCCCGCTTcgctttgataaataaataagtccAATTCCGTTCGTAACCGAAATATGTCAACTTTTCAGCGTTTCTCGGCACactgaaaaatgtattgtcGATGTCAAGGCAAATTTCCATGGATATTCCGCGACGAAATTCGGAAACCGCTGTCGGTTATCAGAAATTCACGAAATCGACGAAAGGACggggaaaaaaatcaaatttccaaaaattcgAAGTTACAGATTCGTAAAGTCAAAAAACACAAAAGCTCCATTTATATCGTGCATGTGGAGAAATATTTAGGTATGACGCATGCTCCGATTATACCAATTGATGTGACTGTGTTGACATTCGCGTTATAATGCACACCTTGCTGACCTTACCTTATCTTGCCCTTACTCTCAATAGTTCTTATCATACACGagtgaatataaatttttaataaaaaatagagctCAAGTAGTATTTTGTTTCAATAGGAACGGAAATTCACaacggaagaaaaaaaagagaagatttAAATTGCGTGGAATTTCGGACACAGCAATTCACCGTCGAGTAAACCTGGATTCTGGATCATCTCTTGTTCGTCAAAATGACTCAAAACTTGGATGACGCGCGACTTGCTGCTCGTAGAGCAGTGCAATTTGACAGTAATGGTCGATATGAGCAAGCCCTGTATTATTATGATATCGCTATTAAACTTCTTACTATATTGCAATCGGATGGTATGTATGAAGATAAGCTTGCGGAGTATCGTGAGAGGATTTCATCGATTCAACGTCTTGGTAAGCTTGCACtacaaaattttccataaacataatttgttacaaaataagtGATGCTTTTAACAGTCTCATTTCTGAAACTTTTAGTTCGCGAGGAGGAACAGAGTCATAATCCAGAACCTTCACACCAATCCGAATTACAGAGATGTAAATTTCTCATGAATCAAGCGTTAGATGCGGATGAAGCAGGTTTGAAGGATATTGCAGTAAAATTGTATACAGATGCTGCTGAACTTGGCCTTAGCACAGTGAGTGTGTACAGTTCCTTCTgctaataaaacatattattacgtacctttaaaattctttttatttaatctatgTGATATATTACAGAAAACGGCTGACCCAGAAGTAAAAGCGAAATTAACAAATCTTGTTAGAGTCGCTGTTGAACGGGCAGAGACTTTGAAGGGAATTAAAAAACCTACCGATGATAATAGTGTTATGAGAAGTCTTGCTCAACTACCATCCGTACCGGAAAGCAGTTTTCCAGATGCTGACCAGCCAATACAGTCAGAACAGCCAGTAAATGCGTCGTCAACTAGACCAggtagtaaatatatttttaaaggcaAAAGTTAAAACGCTgtaacatatttattgaataaatttcagCAAGGGATACCAGATCCTCACTTCATCGTGGAAACAGTGCGCATCTTAAAGTAACTGGTAGTACCAATTATactgaagaagaaaaacgagTACTGCTTTACGGCTCTCACATAAATGATAACGAATTTGTACCATTTATGAGTATCGATCTtgctgaaaaatttcaatatgccATCCCATTTACTGATAAAGACGGATTATTAGAGCTAGCACCAAAGCAAAAGCCCGATTTCGCTGGATGGCGCCGACCAGAAGAATTATTTTCTGATCCCAAAATGGTCATTGGCCATCATGTTGACTACTTCAGCATAAAACAGACTGTTAGTAAGACATATTAATGTAacagatattaaaaacatCGATTCTCAAATTATTAGTTGTCAGACTCCATACATTTGAGTAATgtctcattaattttttttgtatcttaGGTAGTTTCTGATTGTTCGTTTGTTGCTTCCCTGGCTGTGAGTGCGCAATATGAGAAAAAGTTTGGACGGAGACTCATAACATCCATTATTTATCCTAAAAATAAATCCAAGGAACCCATATACAATCcatttggtaattatttagtttaatttaacTGGCATACTCATAAgtattactaattatatacACTCTATATAATACACTCAGAAGGTTTCCATTAAGCTACATTTTGTAAGAGCACTTTATCTGATGCTTGTATTTTGGTTCGTGGctttttaacaaatacaattttaaacattCACACTTGATGGCTttcattaaattgaaattatcgAAAGATACATTTAAAGAGCACAATCACTCTTCACATAAGAATTCATCATACGCATCGTAAAACATGcgtatactttaatatttattacatattagaAATGATGAACATATAATATCAGGAAAATACATGGTGAAACTACACATCAATGGCATTCCACGTAAAGTAATAATAGATGACCTTCTGCCTGTAAGCCGGTACAACCAATTACTCTGTTCCTACTCTAGCAATCGTGGGGAGCTATGGATTTCTTTACTCGAGAAGGCTTATATGAAAGTAATGGGTGGTTACGATTTTCCTGGATCAAACAGTGTAAGTTTGTGTTTCCTTTTTTATGTACgattagtaatattaaattactaatcgtacataatttattacctTAATCTTTTCCATTCTTTTAAATGAAATCGCATTTGTCTTTACAGAATATAGATTTACATGCCTTAACTGGCTGGATACCTGAGAGATCGGCGATAAGACCAAATGAAGTAGATTTTAATAAGGATAGTTTATTTGATGTATTACTATTACGACTTCATAAGGGAGATGTGCTAGTCACTGTAGCCACAGGAGAGTTATCAGATTTGGACGCAGAACGTACTGGCCTTGTACCAAGTCATGCATATGCTGTTCTTGATGTGAGAAAGATTAATGTAAGGAAAGCAAAAGAATTATCCATTTAACATTTGTTTTAAACgtatactaataatataaatataagcaaggtttttactttttttaaacacattataaaaaatttttatttatttagagagaatatgaagtatttaacttaaattgtattaatgtaCATGCAGGGAGAGAGATTACTGCAATTGAAAAATCCATGGTCTCATTTGCGGTGGAGAGGCAATTATTCTGAACTTGATACAAAACATTGGACTCAGGATTTGAAGGAAACATTGAATTATGATCCAGAATCTGCTTCGGTATTTGATAACGGTGTTTTCTGGATTGATTACGACAGTATATGTCGGTTCTTcgacgtattttatttaaattggaATCCaggattatttaattacacttATTGTGTACATCAGTATGTAACTCTTATTACATCTGTATTATGTAATTGCTCTTTCTTCTCGTATACTATAGCAGTGATACGTTCAAGgtaattccattttattaCAGAATGTGGAAAGCTGGCATTGGACCTGTGAGAGATGCATACAATATTGGTGACAATCCACAATTCTCATTAGAAGTACAGAGTAAAGGCTCTGGTGCTATTTGGATACTTCTTACAAGGCATATTACAGACATAGCAGATTTCCGACAAAATCAAGAATATATCacagttttaatttatcgtaATGATGGAAAAAGAGTATACTATCCACGTAAGTgttataatgaatttttttattcaatgttCATCTTCAGTTACCaacaaatatatcataaaaaccTGTTTAGACGATCCACCACCGTATATCGACGGTGTGAGAATAAATAGCCCAcattatttgtgtaaaatcAAACTCGGTGATCAGAGTGACGCAAAATATACTTTGGTCGTATCTCAATATGAGAAAACAAATACTATCTATTACACGCTCCGTGCATATGGAACATGTCCGTTTATATTACGGAAAATACCtcaactttataaatatgaaaaagaggtatatactatttatataaacgcTTCTCCagattttttctaaattatatttctagatTGTCctatttttagattaatttatatattcacgtGATTTTTCATAGGTCACAGGTCAATGGAAGAACGTCACAGCAGGAGGATGTGGCAATCATCCCACTTATGTGAATAATCCACGATATCAAATAGTGCTTGAAAGCGctagcaataataattatttattaattattttgaaaggaCCTAAACAGTATCAAATTGGCTTTGACATTAACACCGTTGTACTAAACGATGCAAATGCAGCAACtgcttttaaaacaaaaaattctggACCATTTAGGTCTGTATTTTATCTGGATTGTTTCgcattctttttatataattttatatttactatttacttttatttctgtttataGATCCGGATTTGTATATTTGGAACTGGAAGACGTACCCGCAGGAACGTACCATATTATACCATCTACATATGTACCTGGTCAAGAGGGAccattctttttaatttgtaaatctTCTTGTAACTTGCAGCTACAacttctttaacaaattaaataaattgttgaactataagtacataatttttaagctGCATGTACATATAGCTGTATCATATGCGCGTACGTCGGTTTGTTTCATCTagaacctttttttttttaaatcgatctTATTCGTAATTTGtctttaataaaagtttaattaggCATTAGTGATTTTTGTCATGactattgtttaattaaaaaattcaaattaaaatattttcttaaagtcCGGATCTTTGGATCTGTcaccaaaaaaataatttttcttaaactaGTCAGCAATCATTAAGTGAGAACTAGAGCATTATCTGTATCGATATGTACTTAACCATTTATAatcaaatacaaataattataaaaaagaaagtggggaaaaagtaatttacagAGGACTATCtcataatagttttattttatatttcaaaagtatATATGAACGAGACTAGacatctataaattttattaccatCAAGATTTATGACTTACTATATTAATGGTatgtta
This window harbors:
- the LOC139808565 gene encoding uncharacterized protein isoform X1 is translated as MTKIIMNKEMPLSVEWMPQNAYMHNSLDHLLPGDRNQDFLIIKQEAEFFQSTLSSQSAQNKAHLQVLSKEKDKEIKQENSYSDVLATTCQTDALNRSPKRLTDVSEKLYNKGRIDVIEMTIDPTFNYKYFFVYEDHSSKFVVLKALRSDTAKEVAANLLDVLGIIGAPRVLQSGNGRKFAEQVVRELRSLWNDLFILHGDASKGEVSYGDFKTSLESWMRKNPTRTWCEGLNFVQIVHNSTYRCQNGKVPYDVLFRQNVRENFQGMEKDVEGLRTEEEWLKHLSNKKDGDGAAMTGDTQNTSNSINQYEENENVRDTRNQNALSKADDVNMFSYVNVKNESLANNARAMDSMSTDETEDKAKNELKVNEDTQSLKCKYCQKQYMKIGHLKNHMRTHKAKQVLHCKLCNKTFSVPRLYAKHMKQSHGQDKLADEEREIPVSRNTRNKANALTATPNKERSVIRTTHETSDPGNKDCDSSLDTKEFSGKVSKSSNQTGRRKLPAESRVSKVQSLQCTYCKQKFSFPSVLERHMRSHTNERPYVCEVCNKSFKQLGHLSQHSLTHHDYRSFQCTVCDVKFDSLDSLKQHASSHKGGTTTTTTTTTSKIRDVYRLFECDCCKKVFTTKSVLERHIFTHTQERQYDCKVCGKRFKQAGHVKSHMLVHTGERRFQCTVCSKRFSLSNSLKKHMYVHNGEKPYQCDVCGARFLEKRNLNGHLLTHTNERPYCCKICGKRYTLADTLRRHVSAAHEDGRTYQCEICAKMFKQLAHLSVHKKVHNDERPFQCHLCEKNFKHKNVLKSHLAIHANVRPFECDVCKATFVRKTNLQTHISSAHMNERPYSCTICGKRFKQISHLNGHVVVHSNLMPYKCDYCERRCNRLDNLKKHMRLHMKNKE
- the LOC139808565 gene encoding uncharacterized protein isoform X2, with the translated sequence MTKIIMNKEMPLSVEWMPQNAYMHNSLDHLLPGDRNQDFLIIKQEAEFFQSTLSSQSAQNKAHLQVLSKEKDKEIKQENSYSDVLATTCQTDALNRSPKRLTDVSEKLYNKGRIDVIEMTIDPTFNYKYFFVYEDHSSKFVVLKALRSDTAKEVAANLLDVLGIIGAPRVLQSGNGRKFAEQVVRELRSLWNDLFILHGDASKGEVSYGDFKTSLESWMRKNPTRTWCEGLNFVQIVHNSTYRCQNGKVPYDVLFRQNVRENFQGMEKDVEGLRTEEEWLKHLSNKKDGDGAAMTGDTQNTSNSINYEENENVRDTRNQNALSKADDVNMFSYVNVKNESLANNARAMDSMSTDETEDKAKNELKVNEDTQSLKCKYCQKQYMKIGHLKNHMRTHKAKQVLHCKLCNKTFSVPRLYAKHMKQSHGQDKLADEEREIPVSRNTRNKANALTATPNKERSVIRTTHETSDPGNKDCDSSLDTKEFSGKVSKSSNQTGRRKLPAESRVSKVQSLQCTYCKQKFSFPSVLERHMRSHTNERPYVCEVCNKSFKQLGHLSQHSLTHHDYRSFQCTVCDVKFDSLDSLKQHASSHKGGTTTTTTTTTSKIRDVYRLFECDCCKKVFTTKSVLERHIFTHTQERQYDCKVCGKRFKQAGHVKSHMLVHTGERRFQCTVCSKRFSLSNSLKKHMYVHNGEKPYQCDVCGARFLEKRNLNGHLLTHTNERPYCCKICGKRYTLADTLRRHVSAAHEDGRTYQCEICAKMFKQLAHLSVHKKVHNDERPFQCHLCEKNFKHKNVLKSHLAIHANVRPFECDVCKATFVRKTNLQTHISSAHMNERPYSCTICGKRFKQISHLNGHVVVHSNLMPYKCDYCERRCNRLDNLKKHMRLHMKNKE
- the LOC139808565 gene encoding uncharacterized protein isoform X3 codes for the protein MTKIIMNKEMPLSVEWMPQNAYMHNSLDHLLPGDRNQDFLIIKQEAEFFQSTLSSQSAQNKAHLQVLSKEKDKEIKQENSYSDVLATTCQTDALNRSPKRLTDVSEKLYNKGRIDVIEMTIDPTFNYKYFFVYEDHSSKFVVLKALRSDTAKEVAANLLDVLGIIGAPRVLQSGNGRKFAEQVVRELRSLWNDLFILHGDASKGEVSYGDFKTSLESWMRKNPTRTWCEGLNFVQIVHNSTYRCQNGKVPYDVLFRQNVRENFQGMEKDVEGLRTEEEWLKHLSNKKDGDGAAMTGDTQNTSNSINQYEENENVRDTRNQNALSKADDVNMFSYVNVKNESLANNARAMDSMSTDETEDKAKNELKVNEDTQSLKCKYCQKQYMKIGHLKNHMRTHKAKQVLHCKLCNKTFSVPRLYAKHMKQSHGQDKLADEEREIPVSRNTRNKANALTATPNKERSVIRTTHETSDPGNKDCDSSLDTKEFSGKVSKSSNQTGRRKLPAESRVSKCTVCDVKFDSLDSLKQHASSHKGGTTTTTTTTTSKIRDVYRLFECDCCKKVFTTKSVLERHIFTHTQERQYDCKVCGKRFKQAGHVKSHMLVHTGERRFQCTVCSKRFSLSNSLKKHMYVHNGEKPYQCDVCGARFLEKRNLNGHLLTHTNERPYCCKICGKRYTLADTLRRHVSAAHEDGRTYQCEICAKMFKQLAHLSVHKKVHNDERPFQCHLCEKNFKHKNVLKSHLAIHANVRPFECDVCKATFVRKTNLQTHISSAHMNERPYSCTICGKRFKQISHLNGHVVVHSNLMPYKCDYCERRCNRLDNLKKHMRLHMKNKE
- the LOC139808567 gene encoding calpain-7; its protein translation is MTQNLDDARLAARRAVQFDSNGRYEQALYYYDIAIKLLTILQSDGMYEDKLAEYRERISSIQRLVREEEQSHNPEPSHQSELQRCKFLMNQALDADEAGLKDIAVKLYTDAAELGLSTKTADPEVKAKLTNLVRVAVERAETLKGIKKPTDDNSVMRSLAQLPSVPESSFPDADQPIQSEQPVNASSTRPARDTRSSLHRGNSAHLKVTGSTNYTEEEKRVLLYGSHINDNEFVPFMSIDLAEKFQYAIPFTDKDGLLELAPKQKPDFAGWRRPEELFSDPKMVIGHHVDYFSIKQTVVSDCSFVASLAVSAQYEKKFGRRLITSIIYPKNKSKEPIYNPFGKYMVKLHINGIPRKVIIDDLLPVSRYNQLLCSYSSNRGELWISLLEKAYMKVMGGYDFPGSNSNIDLHALTGWIPERSAIRPNEVDFNKDSLFDVLLLRLHKGDVLVTVATGELSDLDAERTGLVPSHAYAVLDVRKINGERLLQLKNPWSHLRWRGNYSELDTKHWTQDLKETLNYDPESASVFDNGVFWIDYDSICRFFDVFYLNWNPGLFNYTYCVHQMWKAGIGPVRDAYNIGDNPQFSLEVQSKGSGAIWILLTRHITDIADFRQNQEYITVLIYRNDGKRVYYPHDPPPYIDGVRINSPHYLCKIKLGDQSDAKYTLVVSQYEKTNTIYYTLRAYGTCPFILRKIPQLYKYEKEVTGQWKNVTAGGCGNHPTYVNNPRYQIVLESASNNNYLLIILKGPKQYQIGFDINTVVLNDANAATAFKTKNSGPFRSGFVYLELEDVPAGTYHIIPSTYVPGQEGPFFLICKSSCNLQLQLL